In Wolbachia endosymbiont of Cimex lectularius, the following are encoded in one genomic region:
- the nusA gene encoding transcription termination factor NusA has protein sequence MIANRKSSVKQKSDKNNLVGSINIIKTAGELSLQKGLDFEVVMKALESAIEAVAHQKYGSKSKVTVNIDRNTGKVTAYRELRVISDEPNEEENAGYESITLTQAKLIREDAKIGDTVNELLSLSTDLASARIAQQRIAQVIKYKESKKQYEEFKDKVGEIRYGIVKQVEYSDLIIDINGARAYLPLRNLIGGESFREGDKIKAYIQTVKRSDDGRQIILSRAHEGFLEALLNQEIPEIADGLVTVKGIARDAGSRSKVAVFSPDKNIDPVGACVGVKGDRIKTIIHELNGEKIDVIHYFSDLGQFVIKAITPAEVSKVIIDENENCVELIVAEDQLSLAIGKKGQNVRLASELVGWKIEILSTQQESERRSRELSQCSALFAEALNLEEIMGQLLVTEGFSSVEDISNASIKELASIEGFNEDIASELHSRANKYLKAENDKKIEELRSLGMEDDVINLPLSIDDKIALSKHGIKTLGDVADLSSYEFYGILSSSASGKEDLKDTIDSIIMEARKKLGII, from the coding sequence ATGATTGCTAACCGAAAAAGCAGTGTTAAACAGAAAAGTGACAAAAATAACTTAGTTGGAAGCATTAACATAATAAAAACAGCAGGAGAGCTTTCACTTCAAAAAGGTCTAGATTTTGAAGTGGTAATGAAGGCATTAGAAAGTGCCATAGAAGCAGTGGCTCATCAAAAATATGGTAGTAAAAGTAAGGTTACAGTCAACATAGATAGAAACACAGGCAAAGTTACTGCATATAGAGAATTAAGGGTTATTAGTGATGAACCAAATGAAGAAGAGAATGCTGGATATGAATCAATTACTCTTACACAAGCTAAGTTAATAAGAGAAGATGCAAAAATTGGAGATACTGTTAATGAATTGCTTTCTCTCAGCACTGATCTTGCTTCAGCAAGAATTGCCCAACAAAGAATTGCTCAGGTGATTAAATATAAAGAATCGAAAAAGCAATATGAGGAATTTAAGGATAAGGTCGGAGAAATAAGATATGGTATTGTTAAACAAGTGGAGTATTCAGACCTGATCATAGACATAAATGGCGCTAGGGCATACCTTCCATTGCGAAATTTAATCGGTGGTGAATCATTTCGCGAAGGCGATAAGATTAAAGCTTACATACAAACTGTTAAGCGTTCTGATGATGGACGTCAAATTATTCTTTCTAGGGCCCATGAAGGCTTTTTGGAAGCACTATTAAATCAAGAGATACCGGAAATTGCTGACGGGTTAGTAACAGTTAAAGGTATAGCTAGAGATGCTGGTTCAAGGTCTAAAGTTGCTGTTTTCTCTCCTGATAAAAACATCGACCCAGTAGGTGCTTGTGTTGGAGTTAAGGGGGATAGGATAAAAACCATCATACATGAATTAAATGGAGAAAAAATTGATGTCATACATTACTTTTCAGACCTGGGCCAATTTGTTATCAAAGCAATTACTCCTGCAGAAGTATCGAAGGTTATTATTGATGAAAATGAAAATTGTGTAGAATTAATAGTTGCTGAAGATCAATTAAGCTTAGCTATAGGAAAAAAAGGTCAAAATGTAAGATTAGCCTCAGAGCTTGTTGGATGGAAAATTGAGATACTAAGCACTCAGCAAGAATCAGAAAGGCGGAGTAGAGAACTCAGTCAGTGTTCAGCTTTATTTGCTGAAGCTCTAAATTTAGAGGAGATTATGGGGCAGTTGTTAGTCACAGAGGGTTTTTCAAGCGTAGAGGACATATCCAATGCTTCAATTAAAGAGCTTGCTTCGATAGAAGGCTTTAACGAAGATATTGCGAGTGAATTGCACAGCAGAGCAAATAAATATCTAAAAGCAGAAAATGACAAAAAAATAGAAGAGTTAAGAAGTTTAGGTATGGAAGACGATGTAATCAATTTACCTTTATCAATAGACGATAAAATTGCTCTTAGTAAACATGGTATTAAAACTCTAGGAGATGTGGCAGATTTGTCAAGCTATGAATTTTATGGTATACTCTCCTCTTCAGCAAGTGGTAAAGAGGATTTAAAAGACACAATAGACTCAATAATCATGGAAGCTCGTAAGAAGCTTGGGATAATATAG
- the infB gene encoding translation initiation factor IF-2, translating into MNNEDISSKKLTLQGFNKLKLGLDLNSSASPSTRATIVKKRRRKPHEPEEQDGSKLGSLTEKEQIFRINAVQNAALLKEKNLKEEKKAVVKEDNDEKFDDEDGASDASFKEIEEKASSGVSPAKPTEGGIDDEDDDKKPLKANKDIYSKHSKLIIAQSIDDKIEQSPAFKQRFGIRNRKSKFTKGKNISREVIIPDEITIRELSVRMAEDSKDVLRMLKEEVGESYRVDDLVDPDIACEIVEKFNHTAKRVSDANKEKDLLFIEDRESLPKKPKPPVVTFMGHVDHGKTSLLDAFRESNIAERESGGITQHIGAYQVVTKDKQRITFIDTPGHEAFTAMRACGANITNIVVIVIAADDGVMKQTIEAINHAKAANVSIIVAINKIDKLQSNDIERVISSLPQYDLIPEELGGDVMVVPVSAKKKINLDKLEEAILLIADLMKLEAIEDCRAFGWVIESKIDKAKGISATLIVEEGTLKVGDMLVVGTTYGKVRSMVNHLGQREKMAPPSTPIEITSLNGVPDAGDKFVVVNSERQAREVVEYRLELIKRKEEDSSNSDLDMFSRNDSETEELPVVLKCDVTGSIEAISSSIDKLGKDQVKLNILHKAVGGITDSDVLLAEASRAVILAFNVKVDSKIRDLAKHKGVEIRTYNVIYELIDSMKMCLTKMLKPVTREVRIGSVSVRQIFNVSKAGNIIGCYVSNGIVKKDSLIKVMRNSKLIYEGKLKALRRFKDDVKEVGTNFECGMSLDGDADIKVGDILEVYQLVQEERVL; encoded by the coding sequence ATGAATAACGAAGATATCAGTAGTAAAAAACTAACGCTTCAAGGTTTTAACAAACTTAAGTTGGGTCTTGATTTGAACTCTTCAGCGAGTCCAAGTACGAGAGCTACAATAGTAAAAAAAAGGAGAAGAAAACCTCATGAGCCAGAAGAACAAGATGGAAGTAAATTAGGCTCCTTGACAGAAAAAGAGCAAATCTTCCGTATTAATGCTGTACAGAATGCTGCTTTGTTAAAAGAAAAGAATCTAAAAGAAGAAAAAAAGGCAGTAGTAAAAGAAGACAATGATGAAAAGTTTGATGATGAAGATGGTGCTTCAGATGCCTCGTTTAAAGAAATCGAAGAAAAAGCTTCAAGTGGTGTTAGCCCAGCTAAGCCAACGGAGGGTGGAATTGACGATGAAGATGATGATAAAAAACCTTTAAAGGCTAACAAAGATATATATTCTAAGCACTCCAAGCTGATAATCGCGCAATCAATAGATGATAAAATTGAACAATCCCCTGCGTTTAAGCAAAGATTTGGTATAAGAAATAGAAAATCGAAATTCACCAAAGGTAAAAACATATCAAGAGAAGTTATTATACCAGATGAAATTACAATCAGAGAATTATCCGTTCGTATGGCAGAGGACAGCAAAGATGTGTTAAGAATGTTGAAAGAAGAAGTTGGTGAGAGTTACAGAGTGGATGATTTGGTGGATCCGGATATAGCATGTGAAATAGTGGAAAAATTTAATCATACAGCTAAACGAGTGAGCGATGCTAACAAGGAAAAGGATTTACTTTTCATAGAGGACAGAGAAAGCTTGCCTAAAAAACCTAAGCCGCCAGTTGTCACTTTTATGGGACATGTTGATCATGGTAAAACCTCATTGCTCGATGCGTTTCGTGAATCTAATATTGCAGAAAGAGAGTCAGGTGGAATAACTCAACATATAGGTGCTTACCAGGTAGTTACAAAGGATAAGCAAAGAATTACTTTCATTGACACACCAGGACATGAGGCGTTCACTGCAATGCGTGCATGTGGTGCCAACATCACTAATATAGTTGTAATAGTGATCGCGGCCGACGACGGAGTGATGAAACAAACGATTGAGGCAATAAATCATGCAAAGGCAGCAAATGTTTCTATTATAGTTGCTATTAATAAAATCGATAAATTGCAGTCTAATGATATAGAAAGGGTAATTAGTAGTTTACCTCAATATGACCTCATTCCTGAAGAACTTGGTGGTGATGTTATGGTTGTGCCAGTATCGGCAAAAAAGAAAATCAACCTAGACAAACTAGAAGAGGCGATTTTGTTAATTGCTGATTTAATGAAGCTTGAAGCGATAGAGGATTGTCGAGCATTTGGGTGGGTGATAGAATCTAAAATAGATAAAGCCAAGGGAATATCAGCTACGTTAATAGTTGAGGAAGGAACGCTGAAGGTTGGTGATATGTTGGTGGTTGGTACGACATATGGAAAAGTACGTAGTATGGTTAATCATCTTGGTCAAAGGGAAAAGATGGCTCCACCTTCTACTCCAATTGAGATCACTAGTCTAAACGGTGTGCCAGATGCTGGAGATAAATTTGTTGTTGTAAATTCTGAAAGGCAGGCACGTGAAGTCGTTGAATACAGATTAGAGCTGATCAAGAGAAAAGAGGAGGATTCAAGCAATAGTGATTTAGACATGTTCAGTCGTAATGACAGTGAAACAGAAGAGTTACCTGTAGTTTTGAAATGTGATGTAACTGGTTCTATCGAAGCAATATCAAGTTCAATTGATAAACTTGGTAAAGATCAAGTGAAATTAAATATCCTACACAAGGCGGTGGGGGGCATAACAGACTCAGATGTGCTGCTTGCAGAAGCGTCGAGAGCAGTAATTTTGGCGTTCAATGTCAAAGTGGATTCAAAAATAAGGGATTTGGCAAAACACAAAGGTGTAGAAATACGTACTTATAACGTAATATACGAACTTATTGACAGTATGAAAATGTGCTTGACTAAAATGTTAAAGCCTGTAACACGAGAAGTGCGTATTGGTTCTGTATCTGTGAGACAGATATTTAATGTATCTAAAGCTGGTAATATTATTGGATGTTATGTAAGTAATGGAATTGTAAAAAAAGATTCTTTAATTAAGGTAATGCGCAACAGTAAATTAATATATGAAGGAAAATTGAAAGCTTTGCGTAGATTTAAGGATGATGTTAAGGAAGTAGGTACAAACTTTGAATGTGGAATGTCTCTAGATGGTGATGCCGATATTAAGGTTGGAGATATTCTGGAAGTTTATCAATTAGTGCAGGAAGAAAGGGTATTATAG
- a CDS encoding ribosome-binding factor A yields MKKEIRSLKIASVLHRAMSRVLMEGKAFNKNVVVSEVKLSKDLKKADVYVVLSSLSEKDCDISTIIDEINQSAWLIHKSILCYVDLRFVPKLVFKTDLAFDNFVNVSKILSNHT; encoded by the coding sequence ATGAAAAAAGAAATCAGGAGCCTAAAAATAGCATCTGTACTGCATAGAGCAATGTCCAGAGTCTTAATGGAAGGTAAGGCATTCAATAAAAATGTAGTGGTATCTGAAGTAAAGTTAAGTAAAGACTTAAAAAAAGCAGATGTATATGTAGTGCTATCTTCATTAAGTGAAAAAGATTGTGATATTAGCACTATTATTGATGAAATCAACCAATCTGCATGGTTGATACACAAATCCATATTGTGTTATGTTGATTTGCGGTTTGTACCCAAGTTAGTTTTCAAAACTGATTTAGCATTCGATAATTTTGTTAATGTAAGCAAAATACTAAGTAATCATACTTAA
- the ubiA gene encoding 4-hydroxybenzoate octaprenyltransferase — protein sequence MHFNHYFSLMRLHSLTGFWLVLFPSLSGIILASASLSWQAFFLLILFTIGAFLMRPAGCIINDIFDKEIDAHVERTKYRPLASGALNVKQALILLSLLLSIALVILLLTNKTTLILGVISMCMIIIYPLLKRYVWWPQLFLGFTFNMGSLLGWAAVKNQISIEPMLFYAGCIFWTLSYDTIYAHQDKRDDEKLGMKSTALYFGDTTKSWLKRFHLISLMMWLYAGILSSLNNIFYIALLAVGVMFHYQYKNLNPDDSSQCMSIFKNNSYVGLLLFLSILLDRVVN from the coding sequence ATGCATTTCAATCATTACTTTTCATTGATGAGGTTGCACAGTTTAACAGGTTTTTGGCTTGTATTATTCCCTAGTTTAAGTGGTATTATTCTAGCCTCAGCTTCTCTATCTTGGCAGGCTTTTTTTCTCCTTATTTTGTTTACTATAGGCGCATTCTTGATGAGACCTGCGGGTTGTATAATCAATGATATTTTCGATAAAGAAATAGATGCGCATGTTGAACGAACAAAATATAGGCCACTTGCAAGTGGTGCACTAAACGTAAAGCAAGCTTTGATTTTACTTTCTCTGTTACTGTCCATTGCACTAGTAATCCTATTGCTCACCAATAAAACTACACTTATACTTGGGGTAATCTCAATGTGTATGATAATTATTTACCCTTTACTAAAGCGTTACGTTTGGTGGCCACAATTGTTTTTAGGGTTTACTTTTAATATGGGATCGCTCCTAGGTTGGGCGGCAGTAAAGAACCAGATTAGTATAGAACCTATGCTCTTTTATGCAGGATGTATTTTTTGGACACTGAGTTACGACACCATATACGCTCATCAAGATAAAAGAGATGATGAAAAACTCGGAATGAAATCAACAGCACTGTATTTTGGTGATACAACAAAATCTTGGCTAAAAAGGTTTCATTTAATATCTCTTATGATGTGGCTATATGCCGGTATCTTATCATCATTGAATAACATTTTCTATATCGCTTTACTTGCTGTAGGGGTCATGTTTCATTACCAATATAAAAATCTCAACCCCGACGACTCCAGTCAATGCATGTCCATATTTAAAAATAACTCCTATGTAGGACTATTGCTTTTTCTCAGCATTCTTTTAGATAGAGTTGTAAACTGA
- the rodA gene encoding rod shape-determining protein RodA, translating into MGRPKKIYLLLIINIIALFCVGIVVQYSSAGGKWMPFAIHQLVVFSFFFLLAIAMSFIEIDFYLKYAYLFYIAAVTSLLLVNFFGSHIMGATRWIRIGPISLQPSEFAKVGLILALARYFNKQSVYKMMEFQRLFKAFIIIFLPVFLVLKQPNLGTAVIMLFIGASIIFTAIIKRSHLIVFGTIGILVIPTIWPFLRPYHKQRILSFLDSSVDPLGIGYNAQQSQIAIGSGGLLGKGFVNGSQTQLGFLPEKRTDFAFAVLGEEWGFLGSMVLVFLYTTLFAIIFSIAYRSRNYFSKLVSIGIFAFFGVHFAINIGMTIGLLPVIGDPLPFLSYGGSTTAASLICVGLLLSSITSAKDLRLSSRFYPREGP; encoded by the coding sequence GTGGGTAGGCCAAAGAAGATTTACTTATTGTTGATCATTAACATAATAGCGCTGTTTTGCGTTGGCATTGTTGTTCAATATTCTTCTGCTGGAGGAAAGTGGATGCCATTTGCGATTCATCAACTAGTTGTGTTCTCTTTCTTTTTTCTATTGGCTATAGCTATGTCATTCATAGAGATAGATTTTTATTTGAAGTACGCCTACCTTTTTTATATAGCAGCAGTAACTTCGCTGCTGTTAGTAAACTTTTTTGGTTCGCACATAATGGGTGCAACAAGGTGGATAAGAATTGGGCCAATTAGTTTGCAACCGTCAGAGTTCGCAAAAGTAGGCTTAATACTTGCACTTGCTCGTTATTTTAATAAGCAAAGTGTGTATAAAATGATGGAATTTCAAAGGTTATTTAAGGCATTTATAATTATTTTCTTACCTGTATTCTTGGTACTAAAGCAGCCTAATTTAGGCACGGCCGTGATAATGTTATTTATAGGAGCATCGATTATATTCACAGCAATAATCAAAAGATCTCATTTGATAGTTTTTGGAACGATTGGCATTCTTGTAATACCAACTATCTGGCCTTTTTTACGCCCTTATCACAAGCAAAGGATACTGTCGTTTTTAGATTCATCAGTGGATCCTCTTGGAATAGGCTATAATGCGCAGCAATCCCAGATAGCTATAGGTTCAGGAGGTTTGCTTGGCAAAGGCTTTGTTAATGGAAGTCAAACTCAGCTTGGGTTTTTACCGGAAAAGCGCACAGATTTTGCTTTTGCGGTGCTTGGCGAGGAATGGGGGTTTTTAGGTAGCATGGTTTTGGTTTTCCTCTATACTACGCTGTTTGCTATAATATTCTCTATTGCTTATAGATCAAGAAATTATTTTTCTAAGTTGGTATCTATCGGGATTTTTGCCTTTTTTGGCGTTCATTTCGCCATAAACATCGGAATGACAATCGGTCTTTTACCCGTAATAGGTGATCCGTTGCCATTTCTATCCTATGGAGGAAGCACAACTGCTGCAAGCTTAATATGCGTAGGACTACTACTTAGCTCTATAACGTCTGCAAAAGACTTGAGGCTAAGCTCTCGATTTTATCCGCGAGAAGGTCCGTAG
- a CDS encoding proton-conducting transporter membrane subunit: MQLPILQVIIPIIASMFCFLTRKHKVSWSISFATTAATFFISSILLMKTYNGEIITYYLGDWAPPYGIELRIDILNSLILTLVNFIALISVLYSFYINEKEISKNKITGFYSLFLLCLSGLLGILVTNDIFNLYVFLEISSLSSYILVSMGRDKEALVAAFEYLISGTIGATFYLFGIGLLYSMTGTLNMSDMAERIVPLYDNNIVKLGTLFIFVGLSIKIALFPLSRWLVNSYSEAPSFISIFFSGAVTKVIIYVFIRIFYTVFHQNFFLFKPPLNNVIIILAFCAIVFGSIFAMTAKDMKRLLANSSVSQIGYIVLMLGLNSKAGLFAAILHIINHSIIKTSLFMAVGCVSYKFDSTKVENLSGLKKSMPHTTLAFTLLSLALIGVPLTSGFVSKWYMMKAIIESHAWISLIVFAAGSFLALIYMWKMVEKMYFGNDAASHAEMAPGSVDKVPLPMLFCLLLMAALTVVTGVYSTPIWLVVEKLAF; this comes from the coding sequence ATGCAATTACCAATTTTACAAGTTATCATACCAATAATTGCATCGATGTTTTGCTTCCTTACTAGGAAACATAAAGTATCCTGGTCTATTTCTTTTGCCACAACGGCAGCTACTTTTTTTATTTCATCAATACTACTCATGAAAACGTATAATGGTGAAATTATAACTTATTACCTTGGAGATTGGGCTCCTCCATACGGAATAGAGTTAAGAATCGATATATTAAACTCCTTGATTCTAACTCTAGTGAATTTTATAGCACTGATAAGTGTGCTTTATAGCTTTTATATCAATGAAAAAGAGATCAGCAAAAACAAAATCACCGGTTTTTATTCTTTGTTCCTGTTGTGCTTAAGCGGGCTACTTGGGATTTTAGTAACAAACGACATATTCAATCTTTACGTTTTTTTGGAAATTTCGTCTCTTTCTTCTTACATACTAGTTTCAATGGGAAGGGATAAAGAAGCTCTGGTTGCAGCATTTGAATATCTGATTAGTGGAACAATAGGCGCAACGTTTTACTTGTTTGGAATCGGGCTTTTGTATTCTATGACAGGAACACTCAATATGTCTGACATGGCCGAGAGGATAGTACCGCTGTATGATAATAACATCGTAAAGCTTGGCACGTTGTTCATTTTTGTTGGCCTCTCAATCAAAATAGCACTGTTTCCATTGAGTAGATGGCTAGTTAATTCATATAGTGAGGCACCAAGTTTCATTAGTATATTCTTTTCAGGCGCAGTGACCAAAGTGATAATATATGTTTTTATCAGAATCTTCTATACTGTTTTCCATCAAAACTTTTTTTTATTTAAACCACCATTGAACAATGTGATAATTATCCTTGCATTTTGTGCTATTGTATTTGGGTCAATATTTGCAATGACCGCGAAAGACATGAAAAGGTTGCTTGCTAACTCTAGCGTCAGCCAGATTGGTTATATAGTTTTAATGCTGGGTCTAAACTCAAAAGCAGGCTTATTTGCAGCAATCCTTCACATAATAAACCACAGCATAATAAAAACATCTTTATTCATGGCTGTAGGATGTGTTTCTTACAAATTTGATTCAACAAAAGTAGAGAATTTGTCAGGACTCAAGAAATCGATGCCTCATACAACACTTGCATTTACTCTACTTAGTTTAGCATTGATCGGTGTGCCTTTAACAAGCGGCTTTGTAAGTAAGTGGTATATGATGAAAGCAATTATTGAATCTCACGCGTGGATTTCCCTTATAGTTTTTGCTGCTGGTTCTTTCCTTGCGCTAATATATATGTGGAAGATGGTAGAGAAAATGTATTTTGGAAATGATGCAGCATCACACGCTGAAATGGCACCTGGATCTGTTGATAAAGTACCGCTACCTATGCTTTTCTGTCTGTTACTCATGGCAGCTTTAACAGTAGTAACAGGAGTATACAGTACTCCAATTTGGTTAGTAGTTGAAAAGTTGGCTTTTTGA
- a CDS encoding NADH-ubiquinone oxidoreductase subunit NDUFA12 family protein, whose amino-acid sequence MLSKICNAIKYLLRRKGKFVGRDENGNSYYESNKGKRWVTYSSVSEPTTVPPKWHIWLHYTDDTVPVNNKKKKIKHTPNLTGTKDAYYPNQKVKNYYKSWNPNN is encoded by the coding sequence ATGTTATCTAAAATCTGTAATGCGATAAAATATCTATTACGAAGAAAAGGTAAATTTGTAGGAAGAGACGAAAATGGAAACTCTTACTATGAATCAAATAAAGGAAAAAGGTGGGTCACGTATAGCAGTGTCTCTGAACCTACAACAGTACCTCCAAAGTGGCACATATGGCTTCACTATACTGATGATACAGTGCCAGTTAATAATAAAAAGAAAAAAATAAAACATACTCCTAATTTGACGGGTACAAAAGATGCGTATTATCCAAACCAAAAAGTGAAAAATTACTATAAAAGCTGGAATCCTAATAACTAA
- the mlaD gene encoding outer membrane lipid asymmetry maintenance protein MlaD produces the protein MRRSNILEITAGLFVLAFTIFLVCFAVDKLFDIKKSYKDCYKIYGLFANANGIVVGDSVKVSGVDIGSITSVSLDKATYVARIDMCISKDIKLPIDSSALITSSGVVGSKFVNISPGSGTKLISKGGKIEYTQAEANVGGIIDKILGMFTK, from the coding sequence ATGCGAAGATCAAATATACTTGAAATAACTGCTGGATTATTTGTGTTGGCTTTTACTATTTTTCTGGTTTGTTTTGCTGTTGATAAGCTATTTGACATAAAAAAAAGCTATAAGGATTGCTATAAAATATATGGTCTTTTTGCTAACGCCAATGGCATAGTAGTTGGTGATAGCGTCAAGGTTTCCGGCGTAGATATTGGAAGCATAACTAGCGTATCACTTGATAAAGCTACTTATGTGGCACGAATCGATATGTGCATAAGTAAAGACATAAAATTGCCAATTGATAGTTCAGCTCTAATAACTAGCAGTGGAGTTGTCGGTAGTAAATTTGTTAACATATCACCCGGGTCAGGTACTAAACTAATTTCGAAAGGTGGTAAAATAGAGTATACCCAAGCTGAAGCAAATGTTGGTGGAATAATAGACAAAATTCTTGGTATGTTCACAAAATAA
- the htpG gene encoding molecular chaperone HtpG, whose amino-acid sequence MYNVKGTKNLKFDAEVRKVLNIVIHSLYTNKDIFLRELISNASDACDKLRYESQLNSNLLDSSDELKITISSSKDKNELYITDNGIGMNRQDLIDNLGTVASSGTQRFLEAIKSSKDSSQTVELIGKFGVGFYSSFMVASEVIVESRKAGEEESWVWRSEGDGEYSIGKLDDQIPRGTKITLVMRPEENEFLDKFHIENIVTTYSDHINFPVEFVDEEGKSEKLNSKAAIWTKPKNDVTQEEHNDFFRGVAHVGGEPWMILHNKNEGAIEYTNLLYVPSIKPFDLFHPDRRCSVKLYVNKVFITEDNVQIIPQYLRFLKGVVDSPDLPLNISREALQNNRVVEQIRKSLTKRVISELGKRAKENLDEYTKFWTNFGAVLKEGLCEAMPTDEREALLSICRFHSIGDDKLVSIDDYISRMKPEQEHIYYLTGNSLDSVKNSPQLEGFISKGLEVLLFVDPVDDFWTSVIHEYKDQKIKSVTRADVDLEKFSSEKKDKENKSDEEKSEENTDSILEYFTKVLGSSVKSVKISKKLTGSPVCLAVDEGAMDLRMERFLREQKQLNYRTPKVLEINTKHPVIKSIMKSYAEDGENSTLEDMIHLLFYQACIVEGEEMDDASLFAKRLNNLLGKVVI is encoded by the coding sequence ATGTATAACGTAAAAGGAACCAAAAATTTAAAATTTGATGCTGAAGTAAGGAAAGTGCTGAATATAGTAATTCATTCGCTTTATACCAACAAGGATATTTTTCTGCGCGAGTTAATATCAAATGCATCAGATGCATGCGACAAATTGCGCTACGAATCTCAACTAAACTCTAACTTGCTAGATTCAAGCGATGAGTTAAAAATCACCATTAGCTCCAGTAAAGATAAGAATGAACTATATATCACTGATAATGGCATCGGGATGAACAGGCAGGATTTAATAGATAACCTTGGTACAGTCGCCAGTTCTGGTACACAAAGATTTCTGGAGGCGATTAAAAGTAGCAAGGATTCAAGCCAAACTGTAGAGTTAATCGGAAAATTTGGTGTCGGTTTTTACTCGAGCTTCATGGTTGCTTCAGAAGTTATAGTTGAATCTCGAAAGGCAGGAGAAGAGGAATCTTGGGTTTGGAGATCCGAAGGAGATGGGGAATATTCAATTGGCAAATTAGATGATCAAATCCCTCGTGGGACCAAGATTACCCTGGTTATGCGTCCTGAAGAAAATGAGTTTTTAGACAAGTTTCACATTGAAAATATCGTTACTACTTATTCAGATCACATAAATTTTCCCGTTGAATTTGTAGATGAAGAAGGAAAAAGTGAGAAGTTAAACAGCAAGGCTGCAATTTGGACTAAGCCGAAAAACGACGTTACTCAAGAGGAGCACAACGATTTTTTCCGCGGTGTTGCACATGTTGGCGGGGAACCTTGGATGATATTGCACAACAAAAATGAAGGTGCAATAGAGTATACAAATTTGCTTTATGTGCCTTCTATCAAGCCTTTTGACTTATTTCACCCAGATAGACGTTGCTCCGTGAAATTGTATGTAAATAAAGTGTTTATCACTGAGGATAATGTGCAAATCATACCGCAGTACTTACGTTTCTTGAAAGGCGTGGTTGACTCACCGGATTTGCCTCTCAATATCAGCAGAGAAGCACTGCAGAACAATCGTGTTGTTGAGCAAATCAGAAAATCCCTCACTAAGCGCGTGATATCAGAACTTGGTAAAAGGGCAAAAGAGAATTTAGATGAATACACGAAGTTCTGGACCAATTTTGGTGCAGTATTGAAAGAGGGTCTTTGTGAAGCTATGCCAACTGACGAAAGAGAAGCGCTACTCTCAATTTGCAGATTCCACAGCATTGGTGATGATAAGTTGGTCAGCATTGATGACTATATAAGCAGAATGAAGCCTGAGCAGGAGCATATCTATTACCTCACAGGAAATAGCTTAGATTCGGTAAAAAACAGTCCACAACTTGAAGGGTTTATCAGCAAAGGACTGGAGGTTCTTCTGTTTGTTGACCCAGTGGATGATTTCTGGACTAGCGTAATTCATGAATATAAAGACCAGAAGATTAAGTCCGTAACTCGTGCTGATGTTGATTTGGAAAAATTCTCTTCGGAGAAAAAAGACAAAGAAAACAAATCAGATGAAGAAAAGAGCGAAGAAAATACGGATTCTATATTAGAGTATTTCACTAAGGTTCTTGGCAGTTCAGTGAAAAGCGTAAAAATTTCCAAAAAATTGACTGGTAGTCCTGTATGTTTGGCGGTTGATGAGGGTGCGATGGATCTTAGAATGGAGCGTTTTTTACGTGAGCAAAAACAGCTGAATTACCGCACACCAAAGGTGCTCGAAATCAACACTAAACATCCTGTAATAAAAAGCATAATGAAATCTTACGCTGAAGATGGTGAAAACTCAACATTGGAGGATATGATCCACTTATTGTTCTATCAAGCTTGTATCGTAGAGGGCGAGGAGATGGATGATGCGAGCCTGTTTGCTAAGAGGTTGAATAACTTGCTTGGCAAGGTTGTGATTTAG